Proteins from a single region of Platichthys flesus chromosome 16, fPlaFle2.1, whole genome shotgun sequence:
- the LOC133970567 gene encoding uncharacterized protein LOC133970567, with protein MLPLGNIIRTHSVNFHCYADDTQLYLSIKPEQSNQLTKLRTCLKDIKTWMTRNFLLLNSDKTEVIILGPKHLRDALSNDIAALDDIALASNETVRNLGVIFDPDLSFNSHLKQISRTALFHLRNISKIRHVLSQKDAEKLVHAFVTSRLDYCNSLLSGSSRKSLKTLQLVQNAAARVLTRTKRREHISPILASLHWLPVKSRIEFKILLLTFKALNNIAPLYLKELLIPYKPTRALRSQNSSLLVVPKFSKSRVGARAFSHQAPRLWNNLPLSVREAVTICSFKNPGPLWPHHGLRFVDRAPGVAVLDPVWRILSHVG; from the exons atgcttccactaggaaacattatcaggacacactcggtaaatttccactgctatgcggatgacacccagttatatttgtcaataaaacctgaacaaagtaatcaattaactaaacttcgaacatgtctcaaggacataaaaacctggatgacccgcaattttctcttattaaactcagacaaaacagaggttataatacttggccccaaacaccttagagatgcattatctaatgatatagctgcgctagacgacattgcccttgcttccaatgaaacagtcaggaacttgggagtgatcttcgatcctgatttatcctttaatagtcacttaaaacaaatttctaggaccgctttattccacttgcgtaatatttcaaaaattagacatgtcctttcacaaaaagatgcagaaaaactagtccacgcctttgttacatcgagactggactattgtaattcattattatcaggctccagcaggaagtcgttaaagactctacagcttgtccaaaatgctgcagcacgtgtcctgacgagaacaaagagaagagagcacatttctccaatattagcatcactacactggcttccagttaaatctagaatagaatttaaaattctcctcctcaccttcaaggcccttaataatatagcgcctttataccttaaagagctgttaataccttataaacccactagagcactccgctcccagaattcaagcctacttgtcgtccctaaattctctaaaagtagagtaggagccagagcttttagccatcaagcccctcggctgtggaataatctaccactttcagttcgggaggcagtcaccatctgttcgtttaaaa atccagggcctctgtggccgcaccatggattacggtttgtggatcgcgcaccgggggtcgcggtgttggatccagtgtggcggattctgagtcatgtgggctga